Proteins from a genomic interval of Diospyros lotus cultivar Yz01 chromosome 6, ASM1463336v1, whole genome shotgun sequence:
- the LOC127803070 gene encoding probable rhamnogalacturonate lyase B isoform X2, translated as MVENGEVNVTLSIPQGMVTAIQYCGIENLLMEPNKERNRGYWDVVWDSPGHLGGKYDWLEGTNFSVVVEDEDQVELSFTRTWDPSVDTSVIPLNIDKRFIMLRGCPGFYSYAILEHPEGWPDLTIYQGRIVFKLQETLFRYMAVSDERQRIMPTAEDRQTGLVLDYPEAVLLTNPSNPDLRGEVDDKYQYSSENKDNRVHGWICFDPPVGFWMITPSDEFRSGGPVKQDLTSHVGPTVLSMFFSTHYAGESLAIQLRHGEPWKKVFGPVMVYLNSASPDDNPLSLWEDAKEQMIIETRSWPYDFPLSEDFARSDQRATVSGRLLVRDRYINEELMTANSAFVGLAPPGDAGSWQRESKGYQFWTQANAEGNFLIKGVRAGNYCLFAWVSGIIGDYKYQRCIYIEPGKRRRLGVIIYEPPRQGPTLWEIGVPDRTAAEFFVPDANPTLLNQLYVNLPDRYRQYGLWDRYSDIYPDEDLTYTVGISNYQTDWFFAQVNRNIGNGTYVPTTWRIIFDLDNVSEAGNYVLRLAIASAHEAELHVRMNEPDATTSPHFATGFFGKDNSIARHGIHGLYWLYTAEIPASLLAAGTNILYLTQPRGLSPFRGIMYDYIRLEGPVQN; from the exons ATGGTGGAAAATGGAGAGGTTAATGTCACATTGTCCATCCCACAGGGTATGGTCACAGCGATACAATACTGCggaattgaaaatttgttaaTGGAACccaacaaagaaagaaacagagg ATACTGGGATGTGGTTTGGGACAGTCCGGGTCATCTTGGTGGCAAATATGACTG GCTAGAAGGAACAAATTTCAGTGTAGTCGTGGAGGACGAAGATCAGGTAGAGCTGTCCTTCACACGAACATGGGATCCATCTGTAGATACCTCTGTAATTCCTCTTAATATTGATAAAAG GTTTATAATGCTGCGAGGCTGCCCGGGTTTCTACTCGTATGCTATACTGGAGCACCCAGAAGGGTGGCCGGACCTCACCATCTACCAGGGCCGGATTGTCTTCAAGCTTCAAGAAACGCT CTTTCGCTATATGGCGGTGTCGGACGAAAGGCAAAGGATAATGCCAACAGCTGAGGATCGCCAAACGGGCCTAGTCTTGGACTACCCGGAAGCTGTGTTATTGACAAATCCAAGCAACCCGGATCTCAGAGGAGAG GTGGATGACAAGTACCAGTATTCATCTGAGAACAAGGACAACCGGGTTCATGGGTGGATATGCTTCGACCCACCCGTTGGATTCTGGATGATCACCCCCAGTGACGAGTTCCGCTCGGGTGGGCCTGTCAAGCAAGACCTTACCTCACACGTCGGCCCAACCGTCTTGTCA ATGTTTTTCAGCACCCATTACGCAGGGGAGAGCCTGGCAATACAACTGCGACACGGGGAGCCATGGAAGAAGGTGTTCGGCCCTGTTATGGTTTATCTAAACTCAGCTTCGCCAGATGACAATCCCCTCTCCCTTTGGGAAGACGCCAAAGAACAG ATGATAATTGAAACCCGAAGCTGGCCCTATGATTTTCCGCTTTCAGAAGACTTTGCTCGGTCAGACCAACGAGCTACAGTTAGCGGCCGCTTACTAGTCCGTGACAG GTACATTAATGAAGAACTTATGACTGCAAACTCGGCTTTTGTGGGTTTGGCTCCACCAGGAGATGCTGGATCCTGGCAACGAGAAAGCAAG GGTTATCAATTCTGGACTCAAGCAAATGCTGAGGGTAACTTCTTGATCAAAGGCGTCCGGGCTGGAAACTACTGCCTCTTTGCATGGGTCTCCGGCATTATTGGCGATTACAAATACCAACGATGCATTTACATCGAACCAG GAAAACGAAGAAGATTAGGCGTTATTATTTATGAACCTCCAAGACAAGGCCCAACACTATGGGAGATCGGCGTTCCTGATCGCACTGCGGCTGAGTTCTTCGTGCCCGATGCAAATCCGACTCTACTCAACCAATTATACGTCAATCTTCCAGATAG ATACAGGCAATACGGGTTATGGGATCGGTATTCAGATATCTATCCCGACGAGGATCTCACCTACACTGTTGGCATCAGCAATTATCAAACCGATTGGTTCTTTGCTCAAGTTAACAG GAACATAGGAAATGGAACTTACGTGCCAACCACATGGAGAATCATATTTGATCTTGATAATGTGAGCGAGGCTGGAAATTATGTACTGCGATTAGCAATAGCGTCAGCTCATGAAGCCGAGCTCCAC GTTCGAATGAATGAGCCGGATGCGACGACGAGTCCTCACTTCGCGACGGGGTTCTTCGGGAAGGACAATTCCATAGCGAGGCATGGGATTCACGGGTTGTATTGGCTGTACACGGCGGAGATACCAGCGTCTCTCCTTGCCGCTGGAACCAATATTCTGTATCTGACGCAGCCGAGAGGGTTAAGTCCTTTCAGGGGAATTATGTACGATTATATCCGTTTAGAAGGGCCCGTTCAAAACTGA
- the LOC127803070 gene encoding probable rhamnogalacturonate lyase B isoform X3, with protein MLRGCPGFYSYAILEHPEGWPDLTIYQGRIVFKLQETLFRYMAVSDERQRIMPTAEDRQTGLVLDYPEAVLLTNPSNPDLRGEVDDKYQYSSENKDNRVHGWICFDPPVGFWMITPSDEFRSGGPVKQDLTSHVGPTVLSMFFSTHYAGESLAIQLRHGEPWKKVFGPVMVYLNSASPDDNPLSLWEDAKEQMIIETRSWPYDFPLSEDFARSDQRATVSGRLLVRDRYINEELMTANSAFVGLAPPGDAGSWQRESKGYQFWTQANAEGNFLIKGVRAGNYCLFAWVSGIIGDYKYQRCIYIEPGKRRRLGVIIYEPPRQGPTLWEIGVPDRTAAEFFVPDANPTLLNQLYVNLPDRYRQYGLWDRYSDIYPDEDLTYTVGISNYQTDWFFAQVNRNIGNGTYVPTTWRIIFDLDNVSEAGNYVLRLAIASAHEAELHVRMNEPDATTSPHFATGFFGKDNSIARHGIHGLYWLYTAEIPASLLAAGTNILYLTQPRGLSPFRGIMYDYIRLEGPVQN; from the exons ATGCTGCGAGGCTGCCCGGGTTTCTACTCGTATGCTATACTGGAGCACCCAGAAGGGTGGCCGGACCTCACCATCTACCAGGGCCGGATTGTCTTCAAGCTTCAAGAAACGCT CTTTCGCTATATGGCGGTGTCGGACGAAAGGCAAAGGATAATGCCAACAGCTGAGGATCGCCAAACGGGCCTAGTCTTGGACTACCCGGAAGCTGTGTTATTGACAAATCCAAGCAACCCGGATCTCAGAGGAGAG GTGGATGACAAGTACCAGTATTCATCTGAGAACAAGGACAACCGGGTTCATGGGTGGATATGCTTCGACCCACCCGTTGGATTCTGGATGATCACCCCCAGTGACGAGTTCCGCTCGGGTGGGCCTGTCAAGCAAGACCTTACCTCACACGTCGGCCCAACCGTCTTGTCA ATGTTTTTCAGCACCCATTACGCAGGGGAGAGCCTGGCAATACAACTGCGACACGGGGAGCCATGGAAGAAGGTGTTCGGCCCTGTTATGGTTTATCTAAACTCAGCTTCGCCAGATGACAATCCCCTCTCCCTTTGGGAAGACGCCAAAGAACAG ATGATAATTGAAACCCGAAGCTGGCCCTATGATTTTCCGCTTTCAGAAGACTTTGCTCGGTCAGACCAACGAGCTACAGTTAGCGGCCGCTTACTAGTCCGTGACAG GTACATTAATGAAGAACTTATGACTGCAAACTCGGCTTTTGTGGGTTTGGCTCCACCAGGAGATGCTGGATCCTGGCAACGAGAAAGCAAG GGTTATCAATTCTGGACTCAAGCAAATGCTGAGGGTAACTTCTTGATCAAAGGCGTCCGGGCTGGAAACTACTGCCTCTTTGCATGGGTCTCCGGCATTATTGGCGATTACAAATACCAACGATGCATTTACATCGAACCAG GAAAACGAAGAAGATTAGGCGTTATTATTTATGAACCTCCAAGACAAGGCCCAACACTATGGGAGATCGGCGTTCCTGATCGCACTGCGGCTGAGTTCTTCGTGCCCGATGCAAATCCGACTCTACTCAACCAATTATACGTCAATCTTCCAGATAG ATACAGGCAATACGGGTTATGGGATCGGTATTCAGATATCTATCCCGACGAGGATCTCACCTACACTGTTGGCATCAGCAATTATCAAACCGATTGGTTCTTTGCTCAAGTTAACAG GAACATAGGAAATGGAACTTACGTGCCAACCACATGGAGAATCATATTTGATCTTGATAATGTGAGCGAGGCTGGAAATTATGTACTGCGATTAGCAATAGCGTCAGCTCATGAAGCCGAGCTCCAC GTTCGAATGAATGAGCCGGATGCGACGACGAGTCCTCACTTCGCGACGGGGTTCTTCGGGAAGGACAATTCCATAGCGAGGCATGGGATTCACGGGTTGTATTGGCTGTACACGGCGGAGATACCAGCGTCTCTCCTTGCCGCTGGAACCAATATTCTGTATCTGACGCAGCCGAGAGGGTTAAGTCCTTTCAGGGGAATTATGTACGATTATATCCGTTTAGAAGGGCCCGTTCAAAACTGA
- the LOC127803070 gene encoding probable rhamnogalacturonate lyase B isoform X1 has protein sequence MRPRSLLPFMAAKRRRRLVVGGWFAVVFQLLLLAEGSVKAPVSWKRFPTRTNGQDPELLPPVHLHYLDEHVMVENGEVNVTLSIPQGMVTAIQYCGIENLLMEPNKERNRGYWDVVWDSPGHLGGKYDWLEGTNFSVVVEDEDQVELSFTRTWDPSVDTSVIPLNIDKRFIMLRGCPGFYSYAILEHPEGWPDLTIYQGRIVFKLQETLFRYMAVSDERQRIMPTAEDRQTGLVLDYPEAVLLTNPSNPDLRGEVDDKYQYSSENKDNRVHGWICFDPPVGFWMITPSDEFRSGGPVKQDLTSHVGPTVLSMFFSTHYAGESLAIQLRHGEPWKKVFGPVMVYLNSASPDDNPLSLWEDAKEQMIIETRSWPYDFPLSEDFARSDQRATVSGRLLVRDRYINEELMTANSAFVGLAPPGDAGSWQRESKGYQFWTQANAEGNFLIKGVRAGNYCLFAWVSGIIGDYKYQRCIYIEPGKRRRLGVIIYEPPRQGPTLWEIGVPDRTAAEFFVPDANPTLLNQLYVNLPDRYRQYGLWDRYSDIYPDEDLTYTVGISNYQTDWFFAQVNRNIGNGTYVPTTWRIIFDLDNVSEAGNYVLRLAIASAHEAELHVRMNEPDATTSPHFATGFFGKDNSIARHGIHGLYWLYTAEIPASLLAAGTNILYLTQPRGLSPFRGIMYDYIRLEGPVQN, from the exons ATGAGACCGAGAAGCTTGCTTCC GTTTATGGCGGCGAAGAGGCGGCGGAGATTGGTGGTGGGTGGGTGGTTCGCAGTTGTTTTTCAGTTGCTGCTGCTGGCGGAGGGTTCCGTGAAGGCCCCAGTTAG CTGGAAAAGATTTCCTACGAGAACCAACGGCCAAGACCCAGAGTTGCTGCCTCCAGTCCATTTACATTACCTGGATGAACAT GTTATGGTGGAAAATGGAGAGGTTAATGTCACATTGTCCATCCCACAGGGTATGGTCACAGCGATACAATACTGCggaattgaaaatttgttaaTGGAACccaacaaagaaagaaacagagg ATACTGGGATGTGGTTTGGGACAGTCCGGGTCATCTTGGTGGCAAATATGACTG GCTAGAAGGAACAAATTTCAGTGTAGTCGTGGAGGACGAAGATCAGGTAGAGCTGTCCTTCACACGAACATGGGATCCATCTGTAGATACCTCTGTAATTCCTCTTAATATTGATAAAAG GTTTATAATGCTGCGAGGCTGCCCGGGTTTCTACTCGTATGCTATACTGGAGCACCCAGAAGGGTGGCCGGACCTCACCATCTACCAGGGCCGGATTGTCTTCAAGCTTCAAGAAACGCT CTTTCGCTATATGGCGGTGTCGGACGAAAGGCAAAGGATAATGCCAACAGCTGAGGATCGCCAAACGGGCCTAGTCTTGGACTACCCGGAAGCTGTGTTATTGACAAATCCAAGCAACCCGGATCTCAGAGGAGAG GTGGATGACAAGTACCAGTATTCATCTGAGAACAAGGACAACCGGGTTCATGGGTGGATATGCTTCGACCCACCCGTTGGATTCTGGATGATCACCCCCAGTGACGAGTTCCGCTCGGGTGGGCCTGTCAAGCAAGACCTTACCTCACACGTCGGCCCAACCGTCTTGTCA ATGTTTTTCAGCACCCATTACGCAGGGGAGAGCCTGGCAATACAACTGCGACACGGGGAGCCATGGAAGAAGGTGTTCGGCCCTGTTATGGTTTATCTAAACTCAGCTTCGCCAGATGACAATCCCCTCTCCCTTTGGGAAGACGCCAAAGAACAG ATGATAATTGAAACCCGAAGCTGGCCCTATGATTTTCCGCTTTCAGAAGACTTTGCTCGGTCAGACCAACGAGCTACAGTTAGCGGCCGCTTACTAGTCCGTGACAG GTACATTAATGAAGAACTTATGACTGCAAACTCGGCTTTTGTGGGTTTGGCTCCACCAGGAGATGCTGGATCCTGGCAACGAGAAAGCAAG GGTTATCAATTCTGGACTCAAGCAAATGCTGAGGGTAACTTCTTGATCAAAGGCGTCCGGGCTGGAAACTACTGCCTCTTTGCATGGGTCTCCGGCATTATTGGCGATTACAAATACCAACGATGCATTTACATCGAACCAG GAAAACGAAGAAGATTAGGCGTTATTATTTATGAACCTCCAAGACAAGGCCCAACACTATGGGAGATCGGCGTTCCTGATCGCACTGCGGCTGAGTTCTTCGTGCCCGATGCAAATCCGACTCTACTCAACCAATTATACGTCAATCTTCCAGATAG ATACAGGCAATACGGGTTATGGGATCGGTATTCAGATATCTATCCCGACGAGGATCTCACCTACACTGTTGGCATCAGCAATTATCAAACCGATTGGTTCTTTGCTCAAGTTAACAG GAACATAGGAAATGGAACTTACGTGCCAACCACATGGAGAATCATATTTGATCTTGATAATGTGAGCGAGGCTGGAAATTATGTACTGCGATTAGCAATAGCGTCAGCTCATGAAGCCGAGCTCCAC GTTCGAATGAATGAGCCGGATGCGACGACGAGTCCTCACTTCGCGACGGGGTTCTTCGGGAAGGACAATTCCATAGCGAGGCATGGGATTCACGGGTTGTATTGGCTGTACACGGCGGAGATACCAGCGTCTCTCCTTGCCGCTGGAACCAATATTCTGTATCTGACGCAGCCGAGAGGGTTAAGTCCTTTCAGGGGAATTATGTACGATTATATCCGTTTAGAAGGGCCCGTTCAAAACTGA
- the LOC127803168 gene encoding probable rhamnogalacturonate lyase B, which yields MEKAGWKKKQWLFLCFVTLAFLACRFRIASAVSHDGKASPPARLHKLSDDYVVMDNGLVQVTLSTPDGKVTRIQYDGIENLLENNKESNRGYWDIVWSGQEGDGLIDHLEGTRYKIIAADENQIEISFLSTWNSSRHSHGRPLNVDKRFIMLRGSSGFYTYAIFERLEGWPAMTLVQARVAFKLQHKLFNYMAISDTRQRFMPSVYDRINGKELDYKEAVLLTDPHNQTFKGEVDDKYQYSADIKDNRLHGWISYNEGVGFWVITPNNEFRVGGPLKQELSSHVGPTSLAMFFSGHYAGPPVSLSFQDGESWKKVLGPVFIYINKASNPDHLGSTLWEDAKQQMLNETQSWPYSFPLSADYAHADQRAVITGRLLVRDRYINKELMNASSAYVGLAKPGQVRSWQTESKDYQFWTQADAEGHFVIKDVREGTYNLYAWVPGILGDYRYGVLVNATPGSHIRLGDLVYHPPRRGPTLWEIGIPDRTSAEFYIPEPDPDYINRLYTKSQKFRQYGLWDRYTDLHPDGDLVYTIGKSNYQKDWFFAHVTRRRKDNVYVPTTWRIVFKLWRVRSGSYTLHIALAASSFAELQLRINDQSRLRPHFTTRLIGRDNAIARHGIHGLYSLYSVEVPSYLLVGGNNTIYLTQSRGGSPFSGLMYDYIRFEGPPQTN from the exons ATGGAGAAGGCTGGGTGGAAGAAGAAGCAATGGCTTTTCCTTTGCTTTGTTACTCTCGCATTCTTGGCCTGCAGATTCAG AATTGCGAGCGCCGTCAGCCACGACGGGAAGGCGTCTCCGCCGGCCCGGTTGCATAAATTATCGGATGACTAT GTGGTGATGGACAATGGGCTTGTTCAAGTCACTTTGTCGACGCCGGACGGAAAGGTTACGAGAATACAGTACGATGGAATCGAGAACTTGCTGGAGAACAACAAAGAGTCAAATCGAGG GTATTGGGACATCGTATGGAGCGGACAAGAAGGAGATGGCTTAATTGACCA CCTCGAAGGAACAAGGTATAAGATCATCGCAGCCGACGAAAATCAAATAGAGATTTCGTTCCTGAGCACCTGGAATTCTTCCCGCCATAGCCATGGCCGCCCATTAAATGTCGACAAGAG GTTTATAATGCTGCGTGGTTCATCCGGTTTTTATACCTACGCGATATTTGAGAGGCTAGAGGGATGGCCTGCAATGACCCTTGTTCAAGCCAGGGTTGCTTTCAAGCTTCAACACAAACT GTTTAACTATATGGCGATATCGGATACAAGGCAGAGGTTCATGCCATCCGTATATGACCGGATCAACGGCAAGGAGCTGGACTACAAAGAAGCTGTCCTGCTGACGGACCCACACAACCAAACTTTCAAAGGAGAG GTGGACGACAAGTACCAATACTCGGCTGATATCAAGGACAACCGGTTACACGGGTGGATAAGCTACAATGAAGGCGTTGGATTTTGGGTCATTACACCCAATAATGAGTTCCGTGTTGGTGGGCCTCTCAAGCAGGAGCTATCTTCTCACGTTGGCCCAACTAGCTTGGCG ATGTTCTTCAGCGGCCATTATGCTGGGCCTCCTGTGAGCCTGAGTTTCCAAGATGGGGAGTCCTGGAAGAAGGTTCTCGGGCCGGTTTTCATCTATATTAACAAGGCCTCCAACCCTGATCATCTAGGTAGCACACTTTGGGAAGACGCCAAGCAGCAG ATGCTGAACGAAACCCAAAGCTGGCCATACAGTTTCCCACTTTCAGCGGACTATGCACATGCTGATCAACGAGCTGTAATCACCGGCAGATTACTAGTCCGTGATAG gtACATAAACAAGGAGCTTATGAACGCAAGTTCAGCTTATGTGGGGTTGGCCAAGCCGGGGCAAGTGAGATCTTGGCAAACAGAAAGCAAG GATTATCAGTTTTGGACACAAGCTGATGCTGAGGGACACTTTGTGATCAAGGATGTGCGAGAAGGGACTTACAACTTGTATGCATGGGTCCCCGGCATTCTTGGAGATTACAGATATGGCGTTCTAGTTAATGCCACCCCAG GAAGCCATATCAGGCTGGGTGACCTTGTGTACCATCCACCAAGAAGAGGTCCAACCTTGTGGGAAATAGGCATCCCTGACCGCACTTCTGCCGAATTCTATATTCCCGAGCCAGACCCGGATTACATCAACCGTTTATACACCAAGAGTCAAAA GTTTAGGCAATATGGTCTGTGGGACCGGTACACCGATCTCCATCCTGACGGCGATCTAGTCTACACCATCGGCAAAAGCAATTATCAAAAAGACTGGTTCTTCGCTCATGTTACCAG GAGGAGAAAAGATAACGTTTACGTGCCAACCACATGGAGAATTGTATTCAAACTGTGGAGAGTGAGAAGTGGGAGCTATACCCTCCACATAGCGCTGGCTGCAAGCAGCTTTGCTGAATTGCAA CTTCGAATAAACGACCAGTCTCGACTCCGGCCTCACTTCACCACGAGGCTCATCGGGCGCGACAACGCCATTGCGCGGCACGGGATTCATGGTCTGTATTCATTGTACAGCGTGGAGGTGCCTAGTTATCTGCTTGTGGGCGGAAATAATACAATTTACTTGACGCAATCAAGAGGCGGGAGCCCCTTCTCAGGGCTCATGTACGATTACATCCGGTTCGAAGGCCCCCCGCAAACAAACTGA